CCTGAGCAATGCCTTCCTGAATGGAGCTTTTCTGCACACCTACCTGCTTACCCGACAAATCATCCAGTGAGGTTATCGAGTCGCCTTCGTCAGCTCTAACGAGCACAGCCTGTTCTGCATAATAGTAGATATCCGTAAAATCAACGTTCTTCTTTCGCTCTACTGTAGGTGTTAAGCCCGATATAACAAAATCGACCTTGTCCGTGCTCAGCGCCATAAGCAAGCCATCAAAATCCATATCCTCAATCTTCAGCTCAGCTCCCATGTCCGCAGCAATCGCCTTGGCAATCTCAATATCAAAACCAACAATAGTGTCCTTGCCATTAATGCTTTTGTGAAATTCATAAGGTGCGTAGTCTGCACTGGTGCCAAGTACGATAACTTTCTTCTCTGCGCTACCACTCTCAGAGGATGGAGAAGGTTCCGACCCGGCCCCCGTCGTTTGTTCCTGCCCACAAGCTGACATGATTACCACCATTAACAACAGCATCATTGGCAAAAGCACTCTTTTCACTCAACATACCCCTGTTCTGTTTTGGAATGATAAAGACATATAACTTGTATACAATATACACAAGGCAATATATGGACTTTGATGTAAGCAATACTAACAAATAATCTATTTCATGGCAATGAATTTAACACATTTATACACTTTAATTCCATAATACGTAATTTATTTAACATAAAACTTACATTGATTTAGATCATTAAGATTGCTTGCCCAACTCCCCCCTCGGTGTTAAGATGATAAAAACTTGAAACTCCCGAACGGCGCACCATTACAGGGCTCACACCCTCACACATCCAATCATCACTATATACAGAAGGGGGGATTCGGTATGGAGGCACCCAAATACCGGTCCTTGAAAGATCACGTTTACGATTATATCGCACAGAAAATTCAGGACGGGACATTGCTCCCCAATCAGAAGATTAATGAAGCGGAGATTTGCAAAAAGTTGGACATCAGCCGTACACCTACTCGGGAAGCCTTATTTCAGCTCACTTCTGACAATCTTCTGCAATATATCCCACGCAGGGGATTTATCGTGGCTCCATTTGATGCTGGCAAAAAACTCGAGTTCTCGCAGGCCATCGGTGCGCTTGAAGCACTTGCTGCTACACTCGCAGCGGACCAGCTCAAACCGTCTGAGCTCCTGGAGATGGAGGCCCTTATTGCACGGATGGATGAAGATATCACCCAGCTCGATCTGGCTGCTTACAGCAAGAATCAATATCAATTTCATAACCTGTACATCCAGCGCTGCGGCAACGCCACTGTCATCGAGATGTTAAACACGTTAAAAAATAGCTTTATTCGCCAATCATATGTCAGCGACAACAAGCCGAAGCTGTCCAGTGTACTTAATGAGGTAAATGAAGAACATCGCCAAATCGTAAGCGCTTTTCGAGCCAAGGATAAACCGCAACTGGAAGCTCTGCTGAAGCATCACTGGCGCATTATCGACAACGATATGCTGTAACGCCTTCAGCCAAAATCTGGCGAGGACTATTTTGATCACTCACTGGCTTGAGTTTAGAGTCCGAGAGTAAAGAAAAAGCAATCCACTTTGGGTGGGTTGCTTTTTTAGATGCCAAATCAGCATCAGCCTAATTTTTTTACATTCGTTAGGGGACTACCCTCTCCGCCAACAAGTCATCCTACACTTTCTGTTTATTATCACTATCCATGGATGACTTTGCTTCAAAAACCGCATAACCCAATTTTTTTCCGTATCTCGCAAGCAAACGATCATTGGTGCGACCCATACGCTGCACTTGCTCATCCTCAAACAAGCTCATATCCATCTCTCGATGAGGATCATGATCCACGCCCCATTTTCCCATAGAACGAGAATGTTCCTTGACCAAGACCTCAGTAAATCCACACTGTCTGAGACGTTTCTTCCATGTAGTCATGGTTGCCAGGGTCCTTATTCCATAAAATTGTTTCAACCTACGGCTCATCACTTCTGTCTTCCTGCCGGATAACACCATCTCCCGATCAATGAATAGACCACCTGGCTTCAATACTCGCTTATATTCCGCAAGGGTACTTCGCCACTGGGTAAAGATGGTGACGGACTCTACAAATACCACATCAAAATAATGATCCGGAAAAGGTAAGGATTTTACATCCGCCTGAATAAAACGAATATCCAAGCGCTCCCGTCTTGCGCGTCGCACCGCTTTCTCCAACATCTGCCGATTCAGATCAACCGCGGTTACCCGATAGCCCTTTCGGGCGAGGTAACAAGCCGTCCTCCCTGTACCACATCCCACCTCAAGCACCTTGCTATGCGCAGGCAGAGACAGCGTATCCAACAGTTGCATCGTTGCTGTAAATCCTCCCGGATGGGCACTCCCTTCTCCAAGCCGGGCCAGCAAATCATGATAATCCATGAGATCCCCTCCCTTTTACTCCCTCCAGTGTATGGAGCAGATATAAAAACGGCTCCTCCCCATCTAATTTCCGGGTACTCGTCCATACCAATCGGTCTTCTTTTTACTATGATATACAAACCGTTGAATTCAAGCGGCAACCGCACCTAATGAGGAGGATTTGCATGTACAGAATTAATCCGGTATGCGAAGAAACGGTTTCTCCGCACGTTGGACGTTCCGTTTGTCTCGTTATGAACGACGGTAAGCATATGTATGGTACGCTTGGTCAATGTCGTGATGGTAAAATTTATTTGAACGGATGTTTCGAAGGACCACGGCTGTGTTCAGTCAAATCCAAACAGCAGCTTGTAAAAAGCAGCAAGAAAAACACTGTTGCAACAAAGAAAGTTAAATCTTCGGCCTACGGTCCATATGGAGGATACGGCGGAGGTTACGGGCGTTACGGCTATGGAGCTGGAGCAGGGATCGAACTGGCTCTGGTAGCAACCCTGTTTCTGCTGCCATTCCTGTTCATCTAAAATCTCTAAACAAACAAAGAACCTTCTTGCATGAAGCAAGAAGGTTCTTTGTTTGTCATTTATCGTTAATTCAAACCCTAGATCCAAGTAAAAACATTGTTGTAAATCGGATGTATTAATTGAAAAAAAAGATATAAAAAAAGGCATTCGCCAAAACGAATGCCGGGAACTTCTTATTTAAGACCCTTACCTTTGTACAAGATGTCAGGTTCAACTTAAAAAAAAACACCTCGTTAGAGGCGGGTAAGCTATGTTAAATCCGATTTCCTTTAGGCATCGTTTTCAGATTACTATTCGAATTTTCAAGCAATGGCAGCATCCTGGTCGTGCTAACCATCTCAGAAGCACATATCGGACAAGTAGGCACGCTATCAAACGCAAAATTGTCCCGCATCCATCCTTTGCACGTATCACTCGTACATTCCCAGATTGCCGCATCCGCTTGTGGAATCTCTTCCAACGGTTTTTTGCGATTATACATGACTTCTACCCCCTTTGTTATGGAAAAACATCTGATCCGACGTTATTTCACAGAAGCCACTACTTAGCGGAAGTTTTGTCCCGTCCGGACTTCTGTCTCGACAACTATTGGGCCGACTTTCATTATAACTGCTCAAAAAAAAGAAGCTGCCTTTACCATTATAACATGTTAAAGGCAGCTATGCTTTAATTACAGTTTTACAACTTCTTCTGCTTGAGGACCACGG
Above is a window of Paenibacillus sp. E222 DNA encoding:
- a CDS encoding ABC transporter substrate-binding protein, with the translated sequence MKRVLLPMMLLLMVVIMSACGQEQTTGAGSEPSPSSESGSAEKKVIVLGTSADYAPYEFHKSINGKDTIVGFDIEIAKAIAADMGAELKIEDMDFDGLLMALSTDKVDFVISGLTPTVERKKNVDFTDIYYYAEQAVLVRADEGDSITSLDDLSGKQVGVQKSSIQEGIAQDIQGAKLTSLAKIPELILELQTGRVDALILEKPVAQQYVKNQEGLVVANVKIEQAEDEGGSAIAVKKGNKELVDQINSTLEKLKTDGDIERFVVEANEMLGE
- a CDS encoding GntR family transcriptional regulator gives rise to the protein MEAPKYRSLKDHVYDYIAQKIQDGTLLPNQKINEAEICKKLDISRTPTREALFQLTSDNLLQYIPRRGFIVAPFDAGKKLEFSQAIGALEALAATLAADQLKPSELLEMEALIARMDEDITQLDLAAYSKNQYQFHNLYIQRCGNATVIEMLNTLKNSFIRQSYVSDNKPKLSSVLNEVNEEHRQIVSAFRAKDKPQLEALLKHHWRIIDNDML
- a CDS encoding class I SAM-dependent methyltransferase, producing the protein MDYHDLLARLGEGSAHPGGFTATMQLLDTLSLPAHSKVLEVGCGTGRTACYLARKGYRVTAVDLNRQMLEKAVRRARRERLDIRFIQADVKSLPFPDHYFDVVFVESVTIFTQWRSTLAEYKRVLKPGGLFIDREMVLSGRKTEVMSRRLKQFYGIRTLATMTTWKKRLRQCGFTEVLVKEHSRSMGKWGVDHDPHREMDMSLFEDEQVQRMGRTNDRLLARYGKKLGYAVFEAKSSMDSDNKQKV
- a CDS encoding cold-shock protein, with the protein product MYNRKKPLEEIPQADAAIWECTSDTCKGWMRDNFAFDSVPTCPICASEMVSTTRMLPLLENSNSNLKTMPKGNRI